The Fragaria vesca subsp. vesca linkage group LG2, FraVesHawaii_1.0, whole genome shotgun sequence genome includes a window with the following:
- the LOC101295387 gene encoding auxin transporter-like protein 3-like: protein MASEKVETIIAGSYLEMEREDGDAKASAKSKLSTFLWHGGSAYDAWFSCASNQVAQVLLTLPYSFSQLGLLSGILFQLFYGLMGSWTAYLISLLYIEYRTRKEREKADFRNHVIQWFEVLDGLLGKHWRNLGLFFNCTFLLFGSVIQLIACASNIYYINDNLDKRTWTYIFGACCATTVFIPSFHNYRIWSFLGLIMTTYTAWYLTIASLIHGQVEGVKHSGPTTMVLYFTGATNILYTFGGHAVTVEIMHAMWKPQKFKMIYLMATLYVLTLTLPSASAVYWAFGDALLTHSNALALLPRTRFRDTAVVLMLIHQFITFGFACTPLYFVWEKFLRIHETKSMLKRAIARLPVVIPIWFLAIIFPFFGPINSTVGSLLVSFTVYIIPALAHMVTFASPQARENAVERPPSFLGGWPGSYTMNIFVVVWVAIVGFGFGGWASMLNFIHQVDTFGLFTKCYQCPPHKA, encoded by the exons ATGGCTTCCGAGAAGGTCGAGACCATTATTGCCGGAAGCTACTTAGAGATGGAAAGGGAAGATGGTGATGCCAAGGCTTCTGCTAAGAGCAAGCTATCGACGTTTCTCTGGCACGGCGGCTCCGCCTATGATGCATGGTTTAGCTGTGCTTCTAACCAG GTTGCACAAGTGCTTTTGACACTGCCGTACTCATTTTCACAGCTGGGTTTGTTATCTGGGATTCTATTTCAGCTTTTCTATGGATTGATGGGAAGCTGGACTGCTTACCTTATCAGTCTACTGTATATTGAGTACAGAACTAGAAAGGAAAGAGAAAAGGCCGATTTCAGAAACCACGTCATTCAG TGGTTTGAAGTTCTTGATGGACTTCTGGGAAAGCACTGGAGGAATTTAGGCCTCTTTTTCAACTGTACTTTTCTTCTGTTCGGATCTGTAATTCAGTTAATTGCTTGTGCAAG TAACATCTACTACATAAACGACAATCTTGACAAGAGAACTTGGACGTATATCTTTGGAGCTTGCTGTGCTACAACTGTCTTCATACCTTCATTTCATAATTACAGAATTTGGTCGTTCTTGGGTCTTATTATGACTACTTACACTGCATGGTATCTAACCATTGCTTCCCTTATCCATGGACAG GTTGAAGGAGTGAAGCACTCAGGTCCAACCACGATGGTTCTCTACTTCACTGGAGCCACCAACATTCTCTACACTTTTGGTGGACATGCTGTTACAGT AGAGATTATGCATGCAATGTGGAAGCCACAGAAATTCAAGATGATATACTTGATGGCAACACTATATGTGCTGACCTTAACTTTACCATCAGCCTCTGCTGTGTACTGGGCTTTTGGAGACGCCCTCTTGACTCATTCCAACGCTCTCGCTTTGCTTCCGAGGACCAGATTTAGAGACACTGCTGTTGTTCTCATGCTCATTCACCAG TTTATAACATTTGGGTTTGCTTGCACTCCATTGTACTTTGTGTGGGAGAAGTTCTTGAGGATTCATGAGACCAAAAGCATGTTGAAGAGGGCCATTGCTAGACTTCCAGTGGTGATCCCAATTTGGTTCCTTGCAATCATATTCCCATTCTTTGGCCCCATCAACTCAACTGTTGGATCTCTTCTTGTCAGCTTTACTGTCTACATAATCCCTGCTTTAGCTCACATGGTCACTTTTGCTTCTCCACAGGCGAGAGAG AATGCTGTCGAGAGACCACCATCATTCTTAGGAGGGTGGCCAGGATCATACACCATGAACATCTTTGTGGTGGTGTGGGTGGCAATAGTGGGATTTGGATTTGGAGGGTGGGCAAGCATGCTCAACTTCATACACCAAGTTGATACATTTGGTCTATTCACTAAGTGCTACCAATGCCCACCTCACAAAGCTTGA